A genome region from Segatella copri includes the following:
- a CDS encoding RNA-directed DNA polymerase, translated as MNDFKTLNNLVPEIVSIENLNESFDYVVKDLKPEQEERLRKKEETIKTYLREHIMDGTFHITGFKNLHVKDGPKERDVQAPPVVDRIGCHAIMSVFEKYVYPTVIETSAASIKGRGMHYLHHIVENDIHECEEHLYYYQCDIYHFYDSINQDLMYEDLKKYVSDPVVLKIFSNFVHLLPKGLSKGLRSSQCFANLHLSPIDHYMKEVVGIRYYYRYCDDIVMMSTDKRDLWRWRDILHRELDKLGLNIKPSEAVRPVSVGLDYLGFVHYEDYSLVRKRTKQKTARHLAKVKSRKRRQEIIGSFKGMACHADCKHLFFKLTNRRMKKFSELGITYTPEDGKKRFPGKAVRLSAIVNKEIEIHDYEKDVKTSQGEGRYIVSFKDAKTGEWAKFFTASEEMKQILDKASDIEDCFPFTTVIESEVFDGNKVKYRFT; from the coding sequence ATGAATGATTTTAAGACATTGAACAATTTGGTCCCGGAGATTGTCTCAATCGAAAACCTCAACGAAAGTTTTGACTATGTGGTGAAAGATCTGAAGCCAGAACAAGAAGAGCGACTAAGAAAGAAAGAAGAGACAATCAAAACATATCTCCGTGAACACATTATGGATGGTACTTTCCACATAACAGGTTTCAAAAACCTTCATGTGAAAGATGGTCCAAAGGAAAGAGATGTACAAGCACCTCCGGTTGTTGATAGAATTGGCTGTCATGCAATTATGAGTGTCTTTGAAAAGTACGTATATCCAACGGTGATTGAGACTTCTGCTGCAAGCATTAAGGGAAGAGGTATGCACTATCTTCACCATATTGTTGAAAATGACATACATGAATGTGAGGAGCATTTATATTACTATCAATGTGATATATATCATTTCTATGACTCCATAAATCAAGATTTGATGTATGAAGATTTGAAAAAATACGTAAGTGATCCTGTTGTCTTAAAAATCTTTTCAAACTTTGTTCATTTGCTACCCAAAGGGCTTTCAAAAGGACTAAGAAGTTCGCAATGCTTTGCAAACCTCCACTTGTCACCCATAGACCATTATATGAAAGAAGTCGTAGGAATCCGCTATTATTACAGATATTGTGATGATATAGTAATGATGTCAACTGACAAGCGAGATCTTTGGAGGTGGCGAGACATTTTGCATAGAGAACTTGATAAACTTGGACTGAATATCAAACCAAGTGAAGCTGTGAGACCTGTCAGTGTTGGACTTGATTATTTGGGATTTGTTCATTACGAGGATTATTCCTTAGTAAGAAAAAGAACCAAGCAGAAAACAGCCAGGCATCTTGCCAAGGTCAAGAGTCGCAAGCGAAGACAGGAAATCATAGGATCATTCAAAGGAATGGCTTGCCATGCAGACTGCAAACATTTATTTTTCAAACTAACAAATAGACGTATGAAGAAATTCAGTGAACTGGGTATTACATATACCCCAGAGGATGGAAAGAAACGATTCCCTGGCAAGGCTGTCAGACTGAGTGCCATTGTCAACAAGGAAATCGAAATCCATGACTATGAGAAGGATGTGAAGACCTCACAAGGTGAAGGTCGTTACATCGTAAGCTTTAAGGATGCCAAGACTGGAGAATGGGCAAAATTCTTCACGGCATCCGAGGAAATGAAACAAATCTTGGACAAAGCAAGTGACATCGAGGATTGTTTCCCATTCACAACTGTGATTGAGAGTGAGGTCTTTGATGGAAACAAGGTAAAATACCGATTCACTTAA